A window of Cryptomeria japonica chromosome 3, Sugi_1.0, whole genome shotgun sequence contains these coding sequences:
- the LOC131874575 gene encoding putative receptor protein kinase ZmPK1 has product MIHISNIDQYLPLPESSLFITMAFTKHLSHCLCLLCLCLAYVLFQASLISSQSLGLGYSSPSPETNQTLLLSPDGTFSAGFHAVGINAYGFAVWYTNTTKSPTLVWMANRDEPVNGRNSYLNLLKDGDLVLINANGSAIWRTSTRGLSVKAAALLNTGNLVLRSSSGKILWQSFDSPTDTLLPGQYFTKDTQLV; this is encoded by the coding sequence ATGATCCACATATCAAATATTGATCAGTATCTCCCACTCCCAGAGTCTAGCCTGTTTATCACAATGGCTTTCACCAAACACCTTTCTCATTGCCTTTGCCTTCTATGTCTATGCTTAGCATATGTACTGTTTCAGGCTTCCCTCATATCTTCTCAAAGCCTGGGATTAGGGTACTCCTCCCCCTCACCCGAAACTAATCAGACTCTTCTTCTCTCTCCTGATGGCACATTTTCCGCTGGATTTCATGCTGTTGGCATCAACGCCTATGGTTTTGCTGTATGGTACACTAATACAACCAAATCCCCCACACTTGTATGGATGGCCAATAGAGATGAACCCGTTAATGGAAGAAATTCCTATCTCAATCTTCTAAAAGATGGAGACCTGGTCCTAATCAATGCCAATGGAAGCGCCATATGGAGAACCAGCACCAGAGGTCTCTCTGTCAAGGCTGCTGCTCTTCTTAACACAGGAAATCTTGTGCTACGCAGCTCCTCTGGGAAAATACTTTGGCAAAGCTTTGATTCTCCTACTGATACGCTCCTTCCAGGTCAGTATTTCACCAAGGATACACAGCTGGTCTAG